In the genome of Aricia agestis chromosome 4, ilAriAges1.1, whole genome shotgun sequence, the window ACCAacatttaaacactttttaagtacttaattcaaCTCCGAAATTTAGTAATCGCTATGCCAACTGGCCACCAACTTCAAAGAccttacaaaatattatcacaGAATATCACAACCTATTTTCTAGATCTACAAACACAGATCACCTTCCAAACCACGTATTAATGTCGAAAGGATTAAAAACTGATAACTGCCTTTTAGACGGTTTCGAAGTCTTGTAGAGGAAGATGCCTCTGTTGGAGGTGTTGCAGTCGTAGCCGACGAAAGTTTTGTTGCCCCTGCAGCGTCCGTTCCTCAGCTCCTCGAAACTGCGGCATAGACGTCCAAGCAACACATCCTCCTCGACAACCGACGAGGAGAAGGTCCTCCATGCGAGCGCATGGTCGCATTCCAAACTCAGCGCCACACCCTTGCACTCCGGCTGCGGAACCGTCACTCCGTTCAGGAACACGTCGACGTGGCCCAACGGTTCCTCGATGCCTAACACTCCAATACTGGAATGAATGACGTTGACGAACTTAGCGTCCTCCTTATCCAGGCGATACTGAGAGAACTGAAGAAAACATGGTCGCGCCGGGTCCAACGCTGTGATCCTCTTGATCTTCCCTTTCAGTCGCTTTTGGACCAGCTTCCCCGTAATCCCCGCAACATGAGCGCCAAGGCTGAAGCCGATGAGATGAATAGATGACAAAGAGTAGCCGTGGCGATGTAGGTTGTAAATAAACTTGAAGAGGTTCTGCGCGACGCCGTTGACTCGCGACGCAGAGGAGACGTAGCCCAGTCCAAACGTAGGTCTAGTGTTCACGACTAGAACTGAAGGGTTCTTAGTCAGTAGCGCACTGACTATGGTCCTCGTGGACTCGTCGCTCGGTGTGTTCCACCAGCCGGGAATGTAGATCACGATATTGTTGGGTAAGCGGTTCCGAAGGCTCTTGTGGGCTTTGTTCAATTTGAAACTGACTTTGCTGTCTCGCTTGAACTCCATGATGTCGAGGTCAGGAACAGCCGGCAGCTTGTACAGCATCTCTATTGGAAGAACAGCGCCTGAAAACAATTAAGtatgtaaattaaaacaaaactctTTATACTAAACAAAAGAACAATATTGGAAACGACGGGATTTTTAAAGAGTATTTCACTGATTTAGAATATGGCACCTAAGGTCGGCATGTGcaattttttgttgtttgtttttcGGTTATTTTGGGAGCAATAACATTAGAATTACCGTAGAACATTGAGACATCGCTGCCCATGTCTTATTGTATTGTGCCTTCcaattattttatgaataataacATCCTCTACTGTATTAACGCCTATTGTTAGTTTCGTAATTAACGTAAacaattaaactttatttatgaatcTTATCATAAAGACATTTCCTTATTAGAtgacgataaaataaaatatgagttTTAATATCATTGCAGTTTCTTCATTTTACGAGACCTTTGTAAGTTCTATATCTAAAGGTTTTTTTAATAGGCACATGGTAATAACATGATAGAGatgtattattatgaaaatgacGGTACGGAAATGGAACATAACATTAAAACACGATCTTGGAAGTTCTGTAGGTACCTCAATAATTTATGAGTTAGTTTTTACATGGTACCATGGTAcatatacttagggcctgttttaccactttctgataaagtgccgaataggctattcacaacttttttgacagattctccatacatgatctgtcaagttaattggtggatagcctattcgtcttTTATCAGGAAGTAATGAAACAGGCCTTAAGGAAAACGGTACTTACGTACTTACTTATCTAATGATGTTGGCAATTTTTTGTCTTATTTATCCTTTGTTTACTAACAGAAAGCGCTATGACGTATGGAAATCCCCCAAATAATATAAGTGCTTGttgaattattttattgcaaaggAAAATCGAAATTCCTATTGATTTGAAAGATTTACACCTAGTAACATAGTAGTAACATGAGTattctttaaaaatagttttagttAACCACTGtgaacatgggcgtaccgagggggggggggcagggggggcagcggccccccccccctggatcatgttgacgtccctactaagtatattatctagtacttttatctataaaaattaagaacgaatttttgccatttgtttgcaatacaatatgtttacaactaaaaattattaattttttattctttatagacacctagcttatgaaaaatctgatttgccccccctggcccagaacctgggtaatttgcccccccccccccccctggcaccagaacctgggtaatttgcccccccccccccggcccagaacctgggtacgcccatgactgTGAAGCTGCAGGAAACATTGTAATAATTGTTtgtcttaatattattttgatgaatTACATGATATTATAGCTGATGAATGATTTTGATACGGTATagttaatcagggtaagttcggataATTCAGGTCGCTAAATTAAATTACAGTTACAGTAGGTACGGTACTACAGCTTGCGGTTGCAGTGTATGGCGTAAAACACTGACTCATTCAGTGATAAGTTGAATTATCTGTGTACTAACCCTGTGTCCGAACTTACTCTGATTAgccttatataaaaaaatcacaatacATCTACGGATTAGAAAATTAATAGTATGTTTTACCCACAAAACCACGGCTGAGGTTTATTGAGATTTTCCGCTTTAATCCCGATTCAATTCAATATAAAATTGATCATAaaagacataaaataaattaattaaaaatcaaaaaacccgactgcaaaaaatgttaactaaaaaGAACGAAACAAACCTAATTCTGCTGAatccatgttttaattgatacgaCGCTTACAAGTTTCATGCCAGGATCAATAGAAGGTtacatagaaaaatgtagaagAAGAAAGTGGATAATAATATGCAGCCGGAGGCATGTCGCACCAAGTTTAACattaattcataaatcataaaatattatgcctaaGAAAAGAAACGCCAGGGATCTGGGGGCATTTAGTATTTGACAACGAAAAGAAACGATaggaatttattttttcactatCACATACATGTGTCAGACGCAGCTTTGATCAGCTCATCCAGGGTGCAGGTGACAATGGGCGGAGCGATAGCAGCGGCTGCACCGAGCACTATAACTAGCAGGATCATGCTTCATCCACTTTTCTTACAAGGGCACTAATATTGTCCTAATTTGAATGCTTCTTCCACTTCTCTTATAAGAGCACAAGTATTGTCTAATTGATTAGAATATTATCTGGACTTAGAAAATATCCTTTAATCGAGGGCTCTGTTGAATTGGAAGAGCTTAACACGAAAATATAATGTCctgataatttaaatattaactgcTTTACACTGTcctgataatttaaaatatattaactgcACTTGATTTTGTCGAAGGTTCGTGACGTGAGGGCTCGCTTGCAAGTTGCAAGAGGAACATAAAGGAATATTGTCTTGATGAA includes:
- the LOC121726075 gene encoding lipase member H-like gives rise to the protein MILLVIVLGAAAAIAPPIVTCTLDELIKAASDTCAVLPIEMLYKLPAVPDLDIMEFKRDSKVSFKLNKAHKSLRNRLPNNIVIYIPGWWNTPSDESTRTIVSALLTKNPSVLVVNTRPTFGLGYVSSASRVNGVAQNLFKFIYNLHRHGYSLSSIHLIGFSLGAHVAGITGKLVQKRLKGKIKRITALDPARPCFLQFSQYRLDKEDAKFVNVIHSSIGVLGIEEPLGHVDVFLNGVTVPQPECKGVALSLECDHALAWRTFSSSVVEEDVLLGRLCRSFEELRNGRCRGNKTFVGYDCNTSNRGIFLYKTSKPSKRQLSVFNPFDINTWFGR